The following are encoded together in the Alphaproteobacteria bacterium genome:
- the mdh gene encoding malate dehydrogenase has translation MARNKIALVGAGNIGGTLALLTGLKELGDVALFDIADGVPQGKALDLVEASPVEGFDARYVGGSDYAVIAGADVVIVTAGVPRKPGMSRDDLIGVNTGVMEQVGAGIRQHCPDAFVICITNPLDAMVGVLREAAGLAPAKCVGMAGVLDSARFRYFLAEEFGVSVEDVTAFVLGGHGDSMVPLVRYSTVAGIPVPDLVAMGWTTQAKIDAIVQRTRDGGAEIVGLLKTGSAFYAPASSAIAMAESYLRDKKRVLPCAAHLSGQYGVSDLYVGVPVVIGAGGVEKVIEIALNASEKAAFEASVAAVRGLVDATEKMRAAKT, from the coding sequence ATGGCACGCAACAAGATTGCGCTTGTCGGCGCCGGCAACATCGGCGGCACGCTTGCGCTGCTGACCGGCCTGAAGGAACTGGGCGACGTGGCCCTGTTCGACATCGCCGACGGGGTGCCGCAGGGCAAGGCGCTGGACCTCGTCGAGGCCTCGCCGGTCGAGGGCTTCGACGCCCGCTATGTCGGCGGCAGCGACTATGCGGTGATCGCCGGGGCGGACGTGGTCATCGTCACCGCCGGCGTTCCGCGTAAGCCGGGGATGAGCCGCGACGACCTGATCGGCGTCAACACCGGGGTGATGGAGCAGGTCGGCGCTGGCATCCGCCAGCATTGCCCCGACGCGTTCGTCATCTGCATCACCAATCCGCTCGACGCCATGGTCGGCGTGCTGCGCGAGGCGGCGGGCCTGGCGCCGGCCAAGTGCGTCGGCATGGCCGGCGTGCTCGACAGCGCCCGCTTCCGCTATTTCCTGGCCGAGGAATTCGGCGTGTCGGTCGAGGACGTCACCGCCTTCGTGCTCGGCGGCCACGGCGACTCCATGGTGCCGCTGGTGCGCTATTCCACCGTCGCCGGCATCCCGGTGCCGGACCTGGTCGCCATGGGCTGGACCACGCAGGCGAAGATCGACGCCATCGTGCAGCGCACCCGCGACGGCGGGGCGGAAATCGTCGGCCTGCTGAAGACCGGGTCGGCGTTCTATGCGCCGGCCTCGTCCGCCATTGCCATGGCCGAATCCTACCTGCGCGACAAGAAGCGGGTGCTGCCCTGCGCCGCCCATCTTTCCGGCCAGTACGGCGTCAGCGACCTCTATGTCGGCGTGCCGGTGGTGATCGGCGCCGGCGGGGTGGAGAAGGTGATCGAGATCGCGCTGAACGCGTCCGAGAAGGCGGCTTTCGAGGCCTCCGTCGCCGCGGTCCGCGGCCTGGTCGACGCGACCGAGAAGATGCGCGCGGCCAAGACGTGA
- a CDS encoding invasion associated locus B family protein, with protein MTHRRRDALSPALCRVGWTWLALVLGFAAVPASAEIVAEEDEYRDWVGRCETETETGEVICFIYTVTVGENEEGELATRLMVGINDQLQPVVFLDVPETAEPATGFGLRVDSQQPFSGRFVDCTTGWCRSAASGEIADALIAQFRAGSRATVSFKLEDSDRQVDMPLSLLGFTAAYERLLTIHQRAMDATAAQANETPADGTGDGGAAGGASDGDGDGGEPPAEPAGEDTPAPADQ; from the coding sequence ATGACGCATCGCCGAAGGGACGCCCTCAGCCCCGCCCTGTGCCGCGTCGGCTGGACATGGCTTGCCCTGGTCCTCGGCTTCGCCGCGGTGCCCGCTTCGGCCGAGATCGTTGCCGAGGAGGACGAGTACCGCGACTGGGTCGGCCGCTGCGAGACCGAGACCGAAACCGGCGAGGTGATCTGCTTCATCTATACCGTCACGGTCGGCGAGAACGAGGAAGGCGAGCTGGCGACGCGGCTGATGGTCGGCATCAACGACCAGCTGCAGCCGGTGGTGTTCCTCGACGTGCCGGAGACCGCCGAGCCGGCAACCGGCTTCGGCCTGCGCGTCGACAGCCAGCAGCCCTTCTCCGGCCGCTTCGTCGACTGCACCACCGGCTGGTGCCGATCGGCCGCCAGCGGCGAGATCGCCGACGCGCTGATCGCCCAGTTCCGCGCCGGTTCGCGGGCGACGGTCAGCTTCAAGCTGGAGGACAGCGACCGCCAGGTCGACATGCCGCTGTCGCTGCTCGGCTTCACCGCGGCCTATGAGCGTCTGCTCACCATCCACCAGCGCGCCATGGACGCCACGGCCGCCCAGGCGAACGAGACGCCCGCCGACGGCACCGGCGACGGCGGCGCGGCAGGCGGCGCCAGTGATGGCGATGGCGACGGCGGCGAGCCGCCGGCCGAGCCTGCCGGCGAAGACACGCCGGCACCGGCCGACCAGTAG